Proteins found in one Takifugu rubripes chromosome 17, fTakRub1.2, whole genome shotgun sequence genomic segment:
- the kif16ba gene encoding kinesin-like protein KIF16B isoform X7, with amino-acid sequence MASVRVAVRVRPMNRREKDLTATSIVKMEGNKTSITNMKSLESITGESMRDRVKTFTYDFSYDSSDCKISAFVSQEKVFKDLGLDVLKAAFEGYNACVFAYGQTGSGKSYTMMGVPGDAGLIPRFCEGLFGRIAEATRWDAASFRTEVSYLEIYNERVRDLLRRKSTQTYNLRVREHPKDGPYVEDLSKHLVQNYSDVEDLMEAGNINRTTASTGMNDVSSRSHAIFTINFTQAKFDAEMPSETVSKIHLVDLAGSERADATGATGVRLKEGGNINKSLVTLGNVISSLADMSSDGVNSNQKKSVFVPYRDSVLTWLLKDSLGGNSKTIMIATISPADVNYGETLSTLRYANRAKNIINKPTINEDSNVRLIRELRAEIARLKALLVQGNQIALLDSPTALSMEEKLHQNEARVLELTKEWTNKWNETQNILKEETLALRKEGIGVVLDSELPHLIGIDDDLLSTGIILYHLKEGRTYVGREDASTEQDIVLHGLDLESEHCMFENKNGTVTLAPFSGAQCSVNGVLVTEPSQLNQGAVILLGRTNMFRFNHPKEAAKLREKRKSGLLSSFSLSMTDLSQSCENLSTVMLYNPGLFSGKGSVLLRLEFERQQREELEKLEFKRRLIKEMEAKHQSEKADLERLQQEVESQRKESEQVQQRILRQEESLRRRSQDIESRLRDFLAEKERFEKERCLEILGPRLQQHHWQQEGKVDEEQRRWQDATEQTEIYRELERLKREREEQKLHLEAQHRRLEEQEREQLSLVGRLEEQLREKHEEASTLLIRDNAHRLEEEHQALAEIREALLRAKEAGERLGPQDGSKLAKSAQDRYSNFKEAQVKELGQLEMELLQQRERLEKEAGVEHNTLLLLNCSLRERQQQDREETQGVAALCLEEQLLKQAEHKLQFKERQLSRIVGLLPALTEEKQRAMETLERSGGVDSGNPPGLNNTLYQVEKELEDQEEKLKLHRHSAQQLQQLQETYEFTANVARQEEKVRRKEKEILESKEKQQREAMEQAVARLERRHSALRRSISLEPEDEELRQRSCRNLKTSTELDQQRVEQEIQKLKRRISEGEETRSHSGGSDEKISPVHLHSLSPLLPPLSDDSRIKAYIEEEVQRRLRNINLMNGCSSTLDPSMSCQSLGDEEKLLNLNPRRHKYEHLISRSLGTSATLWEPVRISVPRYFLRGQGKDEHFEFEVKITVHNDTWTVFRRYSRFREMHRSLKLKYPELAALEFPPKKLFGNRDERMVAERRNHLERYLRNLFQVMLLSSDSPLRPDGGLQLTKWDVCEFSPFFRKGVFENSSHGTG; translated from the exons ATGGCTTCGGTCCGGGTGGCTGTCCGGGTCAGACCCATGAACAGGCG gGAAAAGGATCTGACTGCCACATCCATTGTCAAGATGGAGGGAAACAAAACCTCCATCACCAACATGAAG AGCCTTGAGAGTATCACGGgcgagtccatgagagacagagtcaAAACCTTCACATACGACTTCTCCTACGATTCCTCGGACTGTAAGATCTCTGCCTTCGTCTCGCAGGAGAAG GTTTTCAAAGATTTGGGTTTGGATGTGCTGAAGGCGGCATTTGAGGGGTACAATGCCTGTGTGTTTGCCTATGGCCAGACCGGCTCTGGGAAGTCCTACACCATGATGGGTGTTCCG GGTGATGCTGGTCTTATTCCGAGGTTCTGCGAAGGTCTGTTCGGCCGAATTGCTGAGGCCACTCGATGGGACGCAGCTTCGTTTCGTACTGAAGTGAG TTACCTGGAGATCTACAATGAGAGGGTGAGGGATCTACTGAGGAGGAAATCCACACAGACATACAATCTTCGGGTTCGTGAACATCCCAAAGATGGACCGTATGTGGAAG ATTTGTCCAAACATCTGGTCCAGAACTACAGCGATGTGGAAGATCTGATGGAGGCAGGAAACATCAACCGCACTACAGCCAGCACTGGCATGAACGACGTCAGCAGCCGCTCACACGCCATCTTTACCATCAACTTCACACAG GCTAAGTTTGACGCCGAGATGCCCAGCGAGACAGTCAGTAAGATCCACCTGGTTGATCTGGCCGGCAGCGAGCGAGCCGACGCCACAGGAGCCACAGGCGTCCGCCTGAAGGAGGGCGGGAACATCAACAAGTCGCTGGTCACCCTGGGCAATGTCATCTCATCGCTGG CTGACATGTCATCAGATGGCGTCAACTCCAATCAGAAGAAGTCAGTGTTTGTTCCGTACAGAGACTCAGTGCTGACGTGGCTGCTGAAGGACAGTTTGGGGGGCAACTCCAAGACCATCATGATTGCCA CCATTTCCCCTGCTGACGTGAACTATGGTGAGACGCTCAGCACTCTTCGCTACGCCAATCGAGCCAAGAACATCATTAACAAGCCCACGATCAACGAGGACAGCAATGTCCGCTTAATCCGAGAGCTTCGGGCTGAAATCGCCAGGCTGAAGGCTCTGCTAGTTCAGGGCAACCAG attGCTCTTCTGGATTCACCCACGGCTCTGAGCATGGAAGAGAAACTGCACCAGAACGAAGCCAGA gttctggagctgaCCAAAGAGTGGACTAACAAGTGGAATGAGACGCAGAACATCCTGAAG gaggagacgctGGCTCTGAGGAAAGAGGGGATCGGCGTGGTGCTGGACTCAGAGCTGCCACACCTCATCGGAATCGATGATGACCTACTGAGCACCGGCATCATCCTGTATCACTTAAAG GAAGGACGGACGTATGTGGGCAGAGAGGACGCATCCACGGAACAGGACATTG TCCTGCACGGTCTGGACCTGGAGAGCGAACACTGCATGTTTGAGAACAAGAATGGGACGGTGACGCTGGCGCCCTTCAGCGGCGCTCAGTGTTCAGTCAACGGGGTTCTGGTGACCGAACCGTCACAGCTCAACCAAG GTGCCGTCATTTTACTGGGCAGAACCAACATGTTTCGCTTCAACCATCCCAAGGAAGCAGCAAAACTGCGGGAGAAACGGAAG AGCGGTCTCCTGTCCTCCTTCAGCCTGTCCATGACCGACCTGTCCCAGTCCTGCGAGAACCTGTCCACAGTCATGCTCTACAACCCCGG TCTCTTCAGTGGGAAAGGCTCCGTCCTCCTCAG gctggAGTTTGAGAGGCAGCAGCGtgaagagctggagaagctggagtTCAAAAG GAGGCTCATTAAGGAGATGGAGGCCAAACATCAGAGTGAAAAGGCAGATCTGGAGCGCCTCCAGCAGGAGGTTGAGAGTCAGCGAAAGGAGtctgagcaggtgcagcagcgtATCCTACGTCAGGAAGAGAGCCTCCGCCGCCGCAGTCAGGATATCGAGAGTCGCCTTCGAGACTTCCTGGCTGAGAAGGAGCGCTTTGAGAAAGAGCGCTGCCTGGAGATTCTGGGGCCTAGGCTCCAACAGCATCACTGGCAGCAAGAGGGGAAGGTGGACGAGGAGCAGCGGCGGTGGCAGGACGccacagagcagacagagatCTACCGAGAGCTGGAGAGACTGAAGCGGGAACGCGAGGAGCAAAAGCTCCATCTGGAGGCTCAACACCGTCgtctggaggagcaggaacgaGAGCAGCTGAGCCTGGTGGGTCGACTTGAAGAGCAGCTGAGGGAGAAACACGAGGAGGCCTCCACGCTGCTCATCCGTGACAATGCCCACCGCCTAGAGGAGGAGCACCAGGCCCTGGCTGAGATAAGAGAGGCACTCCTCCGTGCCAAAGAAGCCGGAGAACGCCTTGGTCCACAGGATGGCAGTAAGTTGGCCAAAAGTGCCCAGGATCGATACTCCAACTTTAAGGAGGCGCAGGTGAAGGAGCTGGGTCAGctggagatggagctgctgcagcagagggagcGCCTGGAGAAGGAGGCAGGCGTGGAGCATAacacgctgctgctcctcaactGCAGTCTTAGAGAACGACAGCAGCAGGACCGCGAGGAGACACAGGGCGTGGCTGCTCtctgcctggaggagcagctgctcaaaCAGGCTGAGCACAAGCTGCAGTTCAAAGAGCGTCAGCTGAGCCGCATTGTGGGCCTCTTGCCTGCATTaacagaggagaagcagagagcCATGGAGACACTGGAGCGCAGTGGTGGCGTGGATAGTGGCAACCCGCCAGGCCTGAACAACACACTCTACCAGGTAGAGAAAGAGCTGGAAGAccaagaggagaagctgaagctcCACCGGCACAgcgcccagcagctccagcagcttcaggagacCTATGAGTTTACAGCCAATGTGGCACGTCAAGAGGAGaaagtgaggaggaaggagaaggagatcCTGGAGTcaaaggagaagcagcagagagaggccATGGAACAGGCAGTGGCCCGGCTGGAGCGGAGGCACTCGGCCCTGAGACGCAGCATCTCCCTGGAGCCTGAAGATGAAGAGTTGAgacagaggagctgcagaaaccTGAAGACAAGCACAGAGCTGgaccagcagag AGTGGAGCAGGAGATCCAGAAGCTAAAGCGTAGGATCAGTGAAGGTGAAGAGACCAGGAGCCATTCTGGTGGTTCCGATGAGAAAATTAGTCCAGTCCACCTCCACAGTCTCAGTCCACTGCTGCCCCCTCTGTCAGATGACAG CAGGATTAAGGCATACATCGAAGAGGAAGTCCAGCGGCGGCTGAGGAACATCAATCTTATGAATGGTTGCAGCAGCACCTTGGATCCATCTATGTCCTGTCAATCACTCGGG gaCGAGGAAAAATTACTAAACTTGAATCCAAGAAGACACAAATATGAG CACCTGATATCTCGTTCTCTGGGGACGAGCGCCACCCTTTGGGAGCCGGTCAGAATCAGCGTTCCTCGTTATTTCCTCCGCGGGCAGGGGAAGGATGAGCATTTTGAGTTTGAAGTGAAG ATCACAGTTCACAATGACACCTGGACAGTGTTCAGGCGCTACAGCCGCTTCAGAGAGATGCACAGGAGTCTGAAGCTGAAGTATCCTGAG CTGGCAGCTCTGGAATTTCCTCCAAAGAAACTGTTTGGAAACAGAGATGAACGGATGGTTGCGGAGCGCCGAAACCACCTGGAG CGGTACCTGAGGAACCTGTTCCAGGTGATGCTGTTATCCTCAGACTCGCCTCTCAGACCTgatggtggcctccagctcacCAAATGGGATGTGTGTGAGTTCTCGCCGTTCTTTAGGAAGGGCGTGTTTGAGAACAGCAGCCACGGTACCGGCTGA
- the kif16ba gene encoding kinesin-like protein KIF16B isoform X6: MASVRVAVRVRPMNRREKDLTATSIVKMEGNKTSITNMKSLESITGESMRDRVKTFTYDFSYDSSDCKISAFVSQEKVFKDLGLDVLKAAFEGYNACVFAYGQTGSGKSYTMMGVPGDAGLIPRFCEGLFGRIAEATRWDAASFRTEVSYLEIYNERVRDLLRRKSTQTYNLRVREHPKDGPYVEDLSKHLVQNYSDVEDLMEAGNINRTTASTGMNDVSSRSHAIFTINFTQAKFDAEMPSETVSKIHLVDLAGSERADATGATGVRLKEGGNINKSLVTLGNVISSLADMSSDGVNSNQKKSVFVPYRDSVLTWLLKDSLGGNSKTIMIATISPADVNYGETLSTLRYANRAKNIINKPTINEDSNVRLIRELRAEIARLKALLVQGNQIALLDSPTALSMEEKLHQNEARVLELTKEWTNKWNETQNILKEETLALRKEGIGVVLDSELPHLIGIDDDLLSTGIILYHLKEGRTYVGREDASTEQDIVLHGLDLESEHCMFENKNGTVTLAPFSGAQCSVNGVLVTEPSQLNQGAVILLGRTNMFRFNHPKEAAKLREKRKSGLLSSFSLSMTDLSQSCENLSTVMLYNPGLEFERQQREELEKLEFKRRLIKEMEAKHQSEKADLERLQQEVESQRKESEQVQQRILRQEESLRRRSQDIESRLRDFLAEKERFEKERCLEILGPRLQQHHWQQEGKVDEEQRRWQDATEQTEIYRELERLKREREEQKLHLEAQHRRLEEQEREQLSLVGRLEEQLREKHEEASTLLIRDNAHRLEEEHQALAEIREALLRAKEAGERLGPQDGSKLAKSAQDRYSNFKEAQVKELGQLEMELLQQRERLEKEAGVEHNTLLLLNCSLRERQQQDREETQGVAALCLEEQLLKQAEHKLQFKERQLSRIVGLLPALTEEKQRAMETLERSGGVDSGNPPGLNNTLYQVEKELEDQEEKLKLHRHSAQQLQQLQETYEFTANVARQEEKVRRKEKEILESKEKQQREAMEQAVARLERRHSALRRSISLEPEDEELRQRSCRNLKTSTELDQQRVEQEIQKLKRRISEGEETRSHSGGSDEKISPVHLHSLSPLLPPLSDDSRIKAYIEEEVQRRLRNINLMNGCSSTLDPSMSCQSLGDEEKLLNLNPRRHKYEHLISRSLGTSATLWEPVRISVPRYFLRGQGKDEHFEFEVKITVHNDTWTVFRRYSRFREMHRSLKLKYPELAALEFPPKKLFGNRDERMVAERRNHLERYLRNLFQVMLLSSDSPLRPDGGLQLTKWDVCEFSPFFRKGVFENSSHGTG, encoded by the exons ATGGCTTCGGTCCGGGTGGCTGTCCGGGTCAGACCCATGAACAGGCG gGAAAAGGATCTGACTGCCACATCCATTGTCAAGATGGAGGGAAACAAAACCTCCATCACCAACATGAAG AGCCTTGAGAGTATCACGGgcgagtccatgagagacagagtcaAAACCTTCACATACGACTTCTCCTACGATTCCTCGGACTGTAAGATCTCTGCCTTCGTCTCGCAGGAGAAG GTTTTCAAAGATTTGGGTTTGGATGTGCTGAAGGCGGCATTTGAGGGGTACAATGCCTGTGTGTTTGCCTATGGCCAGACCGGCTCTGGGAAGTCCTACACCATGATGGGTGTTCCG GGTGATGCTGGTCTTATTCCGAGGTTCTGCGAAGGTCTGTTCGGCCGAATTGCTGAGGCCACTCGATGGGACGCAGCTTCGTTTCGTACTGAAGTGAG TTACCTGGAGATCTACAATGAGAGGGTGAGGGATCTACTGAGGAGGAAATCCACACAGACATACAATCTTCGGGTTCGTGAACATCCCAAAGATGGACCGTATGTGGAAG ATTTGTCCAAACATCTGGTCCAGAACTACAGCGATGTGGAAGATCTGATGGAGGCAGGAAACATCAACCGCACTACAGCCAGCACTGGCATGAACGACGTCAGCAGCCGCTCACACGCCATCTTTACCATCAACTTCACACAG GCTAAGTTTGACGCCGAGATGCCCAGCGAGACAGTCAGTAAGATCCACCTGGTTGATCTGGCCGGCAGCGAGCGAGCCGACGCCACAGGAGCCACAGGCGTCCGCCTGAAGGAGGGCGGGAACATCAACAAGTCGCTGGTCACCCTGGGCAATGTCATCTCATCGCTGG CTGACATGTCATCAGATGGCGTCAACTCCAATCAGAAGAAGTCAGTGTTTGTTCCGTACAGAGACTCAGTGCTGACGTGGCTGCTGAAGGACAGTTTGGGGGGCAACTCCAAGACCATCATGATTGCCA CCATTTCCCCTGCTGACGTGAACTATGGTGAGACGCTCAGCACTCTTCGCTACGCCAATCGAGCCAAGAACATCATTAACAAGCCCACGATCAACGAGGACAGCAATGTCCGCTTAATCCGAGAGCTTCGGGCTGAAATCGCCAGGCTGAAGGCTCTGCTAGTTCAGGGCAACCAG attGCTCTTCTGGATTCACCCACGGCTCTGAGCATGGAAGAGAAACTGCACCAGAACGAAGCCAGA gttctggagctgaCCAAAGAGTGGACTAACAAGTGGAATGAGACGCAGAACATCCTGAAG gaggagacgctGGCTCTGAGGAAAGAGGGGATCGGCGTGGTGCTGGACTCAGAGCTGCCACACCTCATCGGAATCGATGATGACCTACTGAGCACCGGCATCATCCTGTATCACTTAAAG GAAGGACGGACGTATGTGGGCAGAGAGGACGCATCCACGGAACAGGACATTG TCCTGCACGGTCTGGACCTGGAGAGCGAACACTGCATGTTTGAGAACAAGAATGGGACGGTGACGCTGGCGCCCTTCAGCGGCGCTCAGTGTTCAGTCAACGGGGTTCTGGTGACCGAACCGTCACAGCTCAACCAAG GTGCCGTCATTTTACTGGGCAGAACCAACATGTTTCGCTTCAACCATCCCAAGGAAGCAGCAAAACTGCGGGAGAAACGGAAG AGCGGTCTCCTGTCCTCCTTCAGCCTGTCCATGACCGACCTGTCCCAGTCCTGCGAGAACCTGTCCACAGTCATGCTCTACAACCCCGG gctggAGTTTGAGAGGCAGCAGCGtgaagagctggagaagctggagtTCAAAAG GAGGCTCATTAAGGAGATGGAGGCCAAACATCAGAGTGAAAAGGCAGATCTGGAGCGCCTCCAGCAGGAGGTTGAGAGTCAGCGAAAGGAGtctgagcaggtgcagcagcgtATCCTACGTCAGGAAGAGAGCCTCCGCCGCCGCAGTCAGGATATCGAGAGTCGCCTTCGAGACTTCCTGGCTGAGAAGGAGCGCTTTGAGAAAGAGCGCTGCCTGGAGATTCTGGGGCCTAGGCTCCAACAGCATCACTGGCAGCAAGAGGGGAAGGTGGACGAGGAGCAGCGGCGGTGGCAGGACGccacagagcagacagagatCTACCGAGAGCTGGAGAGACTGAAGCGGGAACGCGAGGAGCAAAAGCTCCATCTGGAGGCTCAACACCGTCgtctggaggagcaggaacgaGAGCAGCTGAGCCTGGTGGGTCGACTTGAAGAGCAGCTGAGGGAGAAACACGAGGAGGCCTCCACGCTGCTCATCCGTGACAATGCCCACCGCCTAGAGGAGGAGCACCAGGCCCTGGCTGAGATAAGAGAGGCACTCCTCCGTGCCAAAGAAGCCGGAGAACGCCTTGGTCCACAGGATGGCAGTAAGTTGGCCAAAAGTGCCCAGGATCGATACTCCAACTTTAAGGAGGCGCAGGTGAAGGAGCTGGGTCAGctggagatggagctgctgcagcagagggagcGCCTGGAGAAGGAGGCAGGCGTGGAGCATAacacgctgctgctcctcaactGCAGTCTTAGAGAACGACAGCAGCAGGACCGCGAGGAGACACAGGGCGTGGCTGCTCtctgcctggaggagcagctgctcaaaCAGGCTGAGCACAAGCTGCAGTTCAAAGAGCGTCAGCTGAGCCGCATTGTGGGCCTCTTGCCTGCATTaacagaggagaagcagagagcCATGGAGACACTGGAGCGCAGTGGTGGCGTGGATAGTGGCAACCCGCCAGGCCTGAACAACACACTCTACCAGGTAGAGAAAGAGCTGGAAGAccaagaggagaagctgaagctcCACCGGCACAgcgcccagcagctccagcagcttcaggagacCTATGAGTTTACAGCCAATGTGGCACGTCAAGAGGAGaaagtgaggaggaaggagaaggagatcCTGGAGTcaaaggagaagcagcagagagaggccATGGAACAGGCAGTGGCCCGGCTGGAGCGGAGGCACTCGGCCCTGAGACGCAGCATCTCCCTGGAGCCTGAAGATGAAGAGTTGAgacagaggagctgcagaaaccTGAAGACAAGCACAGAGCTGgaccagcagag AGTGGAGCAGGAGATCCAGAAGCTAAAGCGTAGGATCAGTGAAGGTGAAGAGACCAGGAGCCATTCTGGTGGTTCCGATGAGAAAATTAGTCCAGTCCACCTCCACAGTCTCAGTCCACTGCTGCCCCCTCTGTCAGATGACAG CAGGATTAAGGCATACATCGAAGAGGAAGTCCAGCGGCGGCTGAGGAACATCAATCTTATGAATGGTTGCAGCAGCACCTTGGATCCATCTATGTCCTGTCAATCACTCGGG gaCGAGGAAAAATTACTAAACTTGAATCCAAGAAGACACAAATATGAG CACCTGATATCTCGTTCTCTGGGGACGAGCGCCACCCTTTGGGAGCCGGTCAGAATCAGCGTTCCTCGTTATTTCCTCCGCGGGCAGGGGAAGGATGAGCATTTTGAGTTTGAAGTGAAG ATCACAGTTCACAATGACACCTGGACAGTGTTCAGGCGCTACAGCCGCTTCAGAGAGATGCACAGGAGTCTGAAGCTGAAGTATCCTGAG CTGGCAGCTCTGGAATTTCCTCCAAAGAAACTGTTTGGAAACAGAGATGAACGGATGGTTGCGGAGCGCCGAAACCACCTGGAG CGGTACCTGAGGAACCTGTTCCAGGTGATGCTGTTATCCTCAGACTCGCCTCTCAGACCTgatggtggcctccagctcacCAAATGGGATGTGTGTGAGTTCTCGCCGTTCTTTAGGAAGGGCGTGTTTGAGAACAGCAGCCACGGTACCGGCTGA